One part of the Eptesicus fuscus isolate TK198812 chromosome 20, DD_ASM_mEF_20220401, whole genome shotgun sequence genome encodes these proteins:
- the MAPK7 gene encoding mitogen-activated protein kinase 7 isoform X2, with translation MESDLHQIIHSSQPLTLEHVRYFLYQLLRGLKYMHSAQVIHRDLKPSNLLVNENCELKIGDFGMARGLCTSPAEHQYFMTEYVATRWYRAPELMLSLHEYTQAIDLWSVGCIFGEMLARRQLFPGKNYVHQLQLIMMVLGTPSPAVIQAVGAERVRAYIQSLPPRQPVPWETVYPGADRQALSLLGRMLRFEPSARMSAAAALRHPFLAKYHDPDDEPDCAPPFDFAFDREALTRERIKEAIVAEIEDFHARREGIRQQIRFQPSLQPVASEPSCPDIEMPSSWAPSGDCAMESPPPAPLPCPGPAPDTIDMTLQPPPTLASEPAPPKREGAISDNTKAALKAALLKSLRSRLRDGPSAPLEAPEPRKPVTAQERQREREEKRRRRQERAKEREKRRQERERKERGTGASGGPSTDPLAGLVLSDNDRSLLERWTRMAQPPAPTPAPAPATVTTPPAQPTSPAGSVAQPTGPPPPPAGATPGPTPQPACPAPGPAPHPAGPPRPVPGPAALQTTTTTSSLLAPQSLVPPPGMPGSSTLGVLPYFPSGPPPPDPRGTPQPSTSESPDVNLVTQQLSKSQVEDPLPPAFSGTPKGSGAGYGVGFNLEEFLNQSFDMGVADGPQDGQTDSASLSASLLADWLEGHGMNPSDIESLQREIQMDSPMLLADLPDLQEP, from the exons ATGGAGAGTGACCTGCACCAGATCATCCACTCCTCGCAGCCGCTCACACTGGAGCACGTGCGCTACTTCCTGTACCAGCTGCTACGGGGCCTCAAGTACATGCACTCAGCTCAGGTCATCCACCGTGACCTCAAGCCCTCTAACTTGTTGGTGAATGAGAACTGTGAGCTCAAGATCGGTGACTTTGGCATGGCACGGGGCCTGTGCACCTCGCCGGCTGAGCATCAGTACTTCATGACCGAATATGTGGCCACGCGCTGGTACCGTGCCCCTGAGCTCATGCTGTCGCTGCACGAGTACACGCAGGCTATTGACCTGTGGTCCGTGGGCTGTATCTTCGGTGAGATGCTGGCCAGGCGCCAGCTCTTCCCAGGCAAAAACTATGTGCACCAGCTGCAGCTGATCATGATGGTGTTGGGTACCCCATCGCCAGCTGTGATTCAGGCTGTAGGGGCTGAAAGGGTACGGGCATATATCCAGAGTCTGCCACCACGCCAGCCTGTGCCCTGGGAGACGGTGTACCCAGGTGCTGACCGCCAGGCCCTCTCACTGCTGGGGCGGATGCTGCGTTTCGAGCCCAGTGCCCGCAtgtcagcagctgctgcccttcGCCACCCCTTTCTGGCCAAGTACCATGACCCTGATGATGAGCCTGACTGTGCCCCACCCTTTGACTTTGCCTTTGACCGGGAAGCCCTCACCCGGGAGCGGATTAAGGAGGCCATTGTGGCTGAGATTGAGGACTTCCATGCCCGGCGCGAGGGCATCCGCCAGCAGATACGCTTCCAGCCTTCTCTGCAGCCTGTGGCCAGTGAGCCTAGCTGCCCCGACATTGAGATGCCCAGTTCCTGGGCTCCCAGTGGGGACTGTGCCATGGAGTCACCTCCGCCAGCTCCACTGCCGTGCCCTGGCCCTGCACCTGACACCATTGATATGACCCTGCAGCCACCCCCCACGTTGGCCAGTGAACCAGCCCCTCCAAAGAGGGAGGGTGCCATCTCCGACAACACCAAAGCAGCCCTCAAAGCTGCCCTGCTCAAGTCCTTGCGGAGCCGGCTCAGAG ATGGGCCCAGTGCCCCCCTAGAAGCACCTGAGCCTCGGAAGCCAGTGACAGCCCAGGAGCGCCAGCGTGAGCGGGAAGAGAAGCGGCGGCGGAGGCAGGAGCGAGCAAAGGAGCGGGAAAAGCGGCGGCAGGAGCGGGAGCGCAAGGAGCGAGGGACTGGGGCCTCTGGGGGCCCCTCCACCGaccccctggctgggctggtgCTTAGTGACAATGATCGCAGCCTGCTGGAGCGCTGGACTCGgatggcccagcccccagcccccacccctgcacctgcccctgccACAGTAACAacacctccagcccagcccaccagTCCTGCCGGCTCTGTAGCCCAGCCCACTGGACCCCCACCGCCACCTGCAGGCGCCACCCCTGGTCCTACACCACAGCcggcctgcccagcccctggtcctgctccccaccctgctggccctCCTAGGCCTgtccctggccctgctgcactccagaccaccaccaccacctccagccTCCTGGCCCCCCAGTCGCTTGTGCCACCCCCTGGGATGCCTGGTTCCAGCACCCTGGGTGTTCTGCCTTACTTCCCATCTGGCCCACCCCCTCCAGACCCCAGGGGGACCCCTCAACCCTCCACCTCAGAGTCACCCGATGTCAACCTGGTGACCCAGCAGCTGTCCAAGTCTCAG GTGGAGGACCCCTTACCCCCCGCGTTCTCAGGCACTCCGAAGGGCAGTGGAGCTGGTTATGGTGTTGGCTTTAACCTGGAAGAATTCCTAAACCAGTCTTTCGATATGGGTGTGGCGGATGGGCCACAGGATGG CCAGACAGACTCGGCCTCGCTCTCAGCCTCCCTGCTGGCTGACTGGCTCGAGGGCCACGGCATGAACCCTTCTGACATTGAGTCTCTGCAGCGTGAGATCCAGATGGATTCCCCGATGCTGCTGGCTGATCTGCCTGACCTCCAGGAGCCCTGA
- the MAPK7 gene encoding mitogen-activated protein kinase 7 isoform X1, with protein sequence MAEPLKEEDGEDGSGEPPGPVKAEPANTAASIAAKNLALLKARSLDVTFDVGDEYEIIETIGNGAYGVVSSARRRLTGQQVAIKKIPNAFDVVTNAKRTLRELKILKHFKHDNIIAIKDILRPTVPYGEFKSVYVVLDLMESDLHQIIHSSQPLTLEHVRYFLYQLLRGLKYMHSAQVIHRDLKPSNLLVNENCELKIGDFGMARGLCTSPAEHQYFMTEYVATRWYRAPELMLSLHEYTQAIDLWSVGCIFGEMLARRQLFPGKNYVHQLQLIMMVLGTPSPAVIQAVGAERVRAYIQSLPPRQPVPWETVYPGADRQALSLLGRMLRFEPSARMSAAAALRHPFLAKYHDPDDEPDCAPPFDFAFDREALTRERIKEAIVAEIEDFHARREGIRQQIRFQPSLQPVASEPSCPDIEMPSSWAPSGDCAMESPPPAPLPCPGPAPDTIDMTLQPPPTLASEPAPPKREGAISDNTKAALKAALLKSLRSRLRDGPSAPLEAPEPRKPVTAQERQREREEKRRRRQERAKEREKRRQERERKERGTGASGGPSTDPLAGLVLSDNDRSLLERWTRMAQPPAPTPAPAPATVTTPPAQPTSPAGSVAQPTGPPPPPAGATPGPTPQPACPAPGPAPHPAGPPRPVPGPAALQTTTTTSSLLAPQSLVPPPGMPGSSTLGVLPYFPSGPPPPDPRGTPQPSTSESPDVNLVTQQLSKSQVEDPLPPAFSGTPKGSGAGYGVGFNLEEFLNQSFDMGVADGPQDGQTDSASLSASLLADWLEGHGMNPSDIESLQREIQMDSPMLLADLPDLQEP encoded by the exons ATGGCCGAGCCCCTGAAGGAGGAAGACGGCGAGGACGGCTCTGGGGAGCCCCCCGGGCCAGTGAAGGCGGAACCGGCCAACACCGCTGCCTCCATAGCGGCCAAGAACTTGGCCCTGCTGAAAGCTCGCTCCTTGGATGTGACCTTTGACGTGGGGGACGAGTACGAGATCATCGAGACCATAGGCAACGGGGCCTACGGGGTGGTGTCCTCTGCGCGCCGCCGCCTCACCG gccagcaggtggccaTTAAGAAGATCCCTAATGCTTTTGATGTGGTGACTAATGCCAAGCGGACCCTCAGGGAGCTGAAGATCCTCAAACACTTCAAGCATGACAACATCATCGCCATCAAGGACATCCTGAGGCCCACCGTGCCCTACGGCGAGTTCAAATCTGT TTATGTGGTCCTGGACCTGATGGAGAGTGACCTGCACCAGATCATCCACTCCTCGCAGCCGCTCACACTGGAGCACGTGCGCTACTTCCTGTACCAGCTGCTACGGGGCCTCAAGTACATGCACTCAGCTCAGGTCATCCACCGTGACCTCAAGCCCTCTAACTTGTTGGTGAATGAGAACTGTGAGCTCAAGATCGGTGACTTTGGCATGGCACGGGGCCTGTGCACCTCGCCGGCTGAGCATCAGTACTTCATGACCGAATATGTGGCCACGCGCTGGTACCGTGCCCCTGAGCTCATGCTGTCGCTGCACGAGTACACGCAGGCTATTGACCTGTGGTCCGTGGGCTGTATCTTCGGTGAGATGCTGGCCAGGCGCCAGCTCTTCCCAGGCAAAAACTATGTGCACCAGCTGCAGCTGATCATGATGGTGTTGGGTACCCCATCGCCAGCTGTGATTCAGGCTGTAGGGGCTGAAAGGGTACGGGCATATATCCAGAGTCTGCCACCACGCCAGCCTGTGCCCTGGGAGACGGTGTACCCAGGTGCTGACCGCCAGGCCCTCTCACTGCTGGGGCGGATGCTGCGTTTCGAGCCCAGTGCCCGCAtgtcagcagctgctgcccttcGCCACCCCTTTCTGGCCAAGTACCATGACCCTGATGATGAGCCTGACTGTGCCCCACCCTTTGACTTTGCCTTTGACCGGGAAGCCCTCACCCGGGAGCGGATTAAGGAGGCCATTGTGGCTGAGATTGAGGACTTCCATGCCCGGCGCGAGGGCATCCGCCAGCAGATACGCTTCCAGCCTTCTCTGCAGCCTGTGGCCAGTGAGCCTAGCTGCCCCGACATTGAGATGCCCAGTTCCTGGGCTCCCAGTGGGGACTGTGCCATGGAGTCACCTCCGCCAGCTCCACTGCCGTGCCCTGGCCCTGCACCTGACACCATTGATATGACCCTGCAGCCACCCCCCACGTTGGCCAGTGAACCAGCCCCTCCAAAGAGGGAGGGTGCCATCTCCGACAACACCAAAGCAGCCCTCAAAGCTGCCCTGCTCAAGTCCTTGCGGAGCCGGCTCAGAG ATGGGCCCAGTGCCCCCCTAGAAGCACCTGAGCCTCGGAAGCCAGTGACAGCCCAGGAGCGCCAGCGTGAGCGGGAAGAGAAGCGGCGGCGGAGGCAGGAGCGAGCAAAGGAGCGGGAAAAGCGGCGGCAGGAGCGGGAGCGCAAGGAGCGAGGGACTGGGGCCTCTGGGGGCCCCTCCACCGaccccctggctgggctggtgCTTAGTGACAATGATCGCAGCCTGCTGGAGCGCTGGACTCGgatggcccagcccccagcccccacccctgcacctgcccctgccACAGTAACAacacctccagcccagcccaccagTCCTGCCGGCTCTGTAGCCCAGCCCACTGGACCCCCACCGCCACCTGCAGGCGCCACCCCTGGTCCTACACCACAGCcggcctgcccagcccctggtcctgctccccaccctgctggccctCCTAGGCCTgtccctggccctgctgcactccagaccaccaccaccacctccagccTCCTGGCCCCCCAGTCGCTTGTGCCACCCCCTGGGATGCCTGGTTCCAGCACCCTGGGTGTTCTGCCTTACTTCCCATCTGGCCCACCCCCTCCAGACCCCAGGGGGACCCCTCAACCCTCCACCTCAGAGTCACCCGATGTCAACCTGGTGACCCAGCAGCTGTCCAAGTCTCAG GTGGAGGACCCCTTACCCCCCGCGTTCTCAGGCACTCCGAAGGGCAGTGGAGCTGGTTATGGTGTTGGCTTTAACCTGGAAGAATTCCTAAACCAGTCTTTCGATATGGGTGTGGCGGATGGGCCACAGGATGG CCAGACAGACTCGGCCTCGCTCTCAGCCTCCCTGCTGGCTGACTGGCTCGAGGGCCACGGCATGAACCCTTCTGACATTGAGTCTCTGCAGCGTGAGATCCAGATGGATTCCCCGATGCTGCTGGCTGATCTGCCTGACCTCCAGGAGCCCTGA
- the MFAP4 gene encoding microfibril-associated glycoprotein 4: protein MKTLLALPPLLLLLLSTPHCAPQTPLIRGDALERSCLQQPLDCDDIYSQGYQTDGVYLIYPEGPSVPVPVFCDMTTEGGKWTVFQKRFNGSVSFFRGWNDYKLGFGRADGEYWLGLQNLHLLTLKQKYELRVDLEDFENNTAYAKYADFSIAPNAISAEEDGYSLYVAGFEDGGAGDSLSYHSGQKFSTFDRDQDLFLQNCAALSSGAFWFRSCHFANLNGFYLGGSHLSYANGINWAQWKGFYYSLKRTEMKIRRA from the exons ATGAAG ACCCTCCTGGccctgccgccgctgctgctgctgctgctctccaCTCCCCACTGTGCCCCCCAGACTCCCTTGATCCGAGGAGATG ctCTGGAGAGGTCCTGCCTTCAGCAACCCCTGGACTGCGACGACATCTACAGCCAGGGCTACCAGACGGACGGCGTGTACCTCATCTACCCCGAGGGGCCCAGCGTGCCGGTGCCGGTCTTCTGCGACATGACCACGGAGGGCGGCAAGTGGACG GTTTTCCAGAAGCGATTCAATGGCTCAGTGAGTTTCTTCCGGGGCTGGAACGACTACAAGCTGGGCTTCGGCCGCGCAGATGGGGAGTACTGGCTGG GGCTGCAGAACCTGCACCTCCTCACGCTGAAGCAGAAGTACGAACTGCGAGTGGACCTGGAAGACTTTGAGAACAACACGGCCTATGCCAAGTACGCCGACTTCTCCATCGCGCCCAACGCCATCAGCGCCGAGGAGGACGGCTACTCCCTCTACGTGGCCGGCTTCGAGGACGGCGGGGCAG GCGACTCCCTGTCTTACCACAGCGGCCAGAAGTTCTCCACCTTCGACCGGGATCAGGACCTCTTCCTGCAGAACTGCGCCGCCCTGTCCTCGGGAGCCTTCTGGTTCCGGAGCTGCCACTTCGCCAACCTCAATGGCTTCTACCTGGGGGGCTCCCACCTCTCCTACGCCAACGGCATCAACTGGGCCCAGTGGAAGGGCTTCTACTACTCCCTCAAGCGCACCGAGATGAAAATTCGCCGggcctga